From the genome of Pukyongia salina, one region includes:
- a CDS encoding FtsK/SpoIIIE family DNA translocase, with amino-acid sequence MAKKKTSTSKKKKTPRKKISFALSKQQKILLGSFLFFVGLALIFSFVSYFFSWQTDQSIVGIIEERELQAENWLNKFGNNVAHFFVYDGFGIAAFIFAFLVTLTGIYYFFDYAKKQLLRFWFWGLLVMLWISVFFGFFAGTRNLFSGVMGYEINDFLQDYLGLIGAILLMTFLAIVYLVIRLKMTPEKVGDAIKKTKKDIVDDFNTDPASEENSENLAQQTDYEKQVIEEVVNIDDTGSIDLETIVDEDNLEEPFLKTVIQNEIKDSTDSEVAMEIEKVAEEETVEENISKKLVEDFGEFDPTLELSNYKFPTIDLLKDYTGGKGITINQEELEENKNRIVNTLNNYKIGISNIKATVGPTVTLYEIVPEAGIRISKIKNLEDDIALSLSALGIRIIAPIPGRGTIGIEVPNKKPRIVSMRSVIASPKFQNAEMELPLSLGKTISNETFVVDLAKMPHLLMAGATGQGKSVGLNAILTSLLYKKHPAEVKFVLVDPKKVELTLFNKIERHYLAKLPNTEEAIITDTNKVINTLNSLCIEMDERYDLLKDALCRNIKEYNTKFKNRKLNPNDGHRFLPYIVLVIDEFADLIMTAGKEVETPIARLAQLARAIGIHLIIATQRPSVNVITGIIKANFPARIAFRVTSKIDSRTILDSAGADQLIGRGDMLYTQGNDLTRLQCAFVDTPEVADIVDYIGSQKAYASAHMLPEYEGEEGGTNLDISVDERDQLFREAAEVLVIAQQGSASLLQRKLKLGYNRAGRIIDQLEAAGIVGPFEGSKARQVLVPTIDALNQLLENESNNL; translated from the coding sequence ATGGCGAAGAAAAAAACTTCCACATCCAAAAAGAAGAAAACCCCTCGTAAAAAAATTTCATTTGCGCTCTCCAAGCAGCAAAAGATACTGTTGGGAAGCTTTTTGTTCTTCGTGGGATTAGCACTTATTTTTTCCTTTGTTTCGTATTTCTTCTCCTGGCAAACAGACCAAAGTATTGTAGGAATAATCGAAGAACGCGAACTGCAGGCCGAGAACTGGCTGAATAAATTTGGGAATAACGTTGCTCATTTTTTTGTGTATGACGGTTTTGGCATCGCTGCCTTTATCTTTGCTTTTTTGGTCACCCTTACCGGCATCTATTATTTTTTCGACTATGCCAAAAAACAACTCCTCCGTTTTTGGTTCTGGGGACTGCTGGTTATGCTGTGGATCTCCGTTTTCTTCGGATTTTTTGCCGGTACCAGGAACCTGTTTAGTGGAGTGATGGGTTATGAGATTAACGACTTTCTCCAGGATTACCTGGGGCTTATAGGCGCCATTCTTCTAATGACCTTTCTGGCTATCGTTTATCTGGTCATTCGGTTGAAGATGACTCCCGAAAAAGTTGGAGATGCTATCAAAAAAACAAAAAAGGATATCGTAGACGATTTTAATACCGATCCCGCTTCAGAAGAAAATTCAGAAAATCTTGCCCAACAAACCGATTACGAGAAACAGGTGATCGAAGAGGTGGTAAATATCGATGATACCGGTTCCATAGACCTTGAAACCATAGTAGACGAAGACAATCTCGAGGAACCTTTCTTAAAGACTGTGATTCAGAATGAAATAAAAGACTCGACAGACTCTGAAGTGGCCATGGAAATTGAAAAAGTGGCTGAAGAAGAAACGGTAGAAGAAAACATCAGCAAAAAACTTGTGGAGGATTTTGGAGAATTCGATCCCACGCTCGAGCTAAGCAATTATAAATTTCCAACCATAGACCTGTTGAAGGACTATACCGGGGGAAAAGGAATTACTATTAACCAGGAGGAACTGGAAGAGAATAAGAACCGGATCGTAAACACCCTGAACAACTACAAAATAGGGATCTCCAATATAAAAGCGACGGTTGGACCTACAGTTACACTTTACGAGATCGTTCCCGAAGCCGGTATTAGGATCTCCAAGATCAAGAATCTTGAGGACGATATAGCCCTTTCGCTATCAGCCCTGGGAATACGGATCATTGCGCCAATTCCGGGCCGTGGGACCATTGGGATCGAGGTTCCCAATAAAAAACCCCGTATAGTGAGCATGCGATCGGTTATTGCATCTCCTAAATTTCAGAATGCCGAAATGGAATTACCTTTGTCCCTCGGGAAGACCATTAGCAATGAAACCTTTGTAGTAGATCTGGCAAAAATGCCTCACCTGCTTATGGCCGGGGCTACAGGCCAGGGGAAATCGGTTGGGCTTAACGCCATCCTTACCTCCCTACTCTATAAAAAACATCCTGCTGAAGTGAAATTTGTGCTGGTGGATCCCAAAAAGGTGGAACTTACGCTGTTCAACAAAATTGAGCGTCACTACCTGGCGAAATTACCTAATACGGAAGAAGCTATTATTACCGACACAAATAAGGTGATCAACACGCTAAATTCACTGTGTATCGAGATGGATGAGCGCTACGATCTGCTGAAAGACGCATTATGCCGAAACATCAAAGAATACAATACCAAGTTCAAAAATCGAAAACTCAATCCTAACGACGGCCACAGGTTCCTGCCGTACATTGTGCTGGTGATCGACGAATTTGCAGACCTCATCATGACAGCCGGTAAGGAGGTTGAAACCCCTATTGCCAGGTTGGCTCAACTTGCCAGAGCGATTGGTATTCATCTCATCATCGCCACCCAGCGACCCTCGGTTAATGTGATCACGGGAATCATAAAAGCAAACTTCCCCGCGCGTATAGCGTTTCGTGTAACCAGCAAGATTGATTCACGTACAATCCTGGACAGTGCCGGTGCCGACCAGTTAATTGGTCGTGGTGATATGTTGTATACCCAGGGCAACGATCTCACCCGACTTCAGTGTGCGTTTGTGGATACTCCTGAAGTAGCAGATATAGTAGATTATATAGGTTCGCAAAAAGCCTATGCCAGTGCGCATATGCTGCCCGAATACGAAGGTGAAGAAGGTGGCACAAATCTTGATATTAGTGTGGACGAACGGGACCAGTTGTTCCGTGAAGCAGCAGAGGTGCTTGTGATAGCCCAGCAAGGATCGGCTTCCTTACTACAACGAAAACTGAAGTTAGGATACAACCGTGCCGGGCGTATAATCGATCAACTCGAAGCGGCGGGAATTGTTGGCCCGTTCGAAGGAAGTAAGGCCAGACAAGTTCTGGTACCAACAATAGATGCATTGAACCAATTATTGGAAAACGAAAGCAATAACCTATAA